From Streptomyces sp. Edi4, one genomic window encodes:
- a CDS encoding nucleoside triphosphate pyrophosphatase: MARMTAQRRLVLASQSPARLGLLRQAGFAPEVIVSGVDEDALTAPSPAELALVLAEAKADAVAARPEAAGALVIGCDSVLELDGRALGKPADAEDATARWKSMRGRAGILQTGHCVIDTATGGRAARTASTVVRFGEPTDAEIAAYVASGEPLYVAGAFTLDGRSAPFVDSIEGDHGNVIGLSLPLLRGLLAELGLSVTDLWA, encoded by the coding sequence ATGGCACGCATGACTGCTCAGCGCCGGCTCGTCCTCGCCTCCCAATCCCCCGCCCGGCTCGGCCTGCTCCGCCAGGCCGGCTTCGCGCCCGAGGTGATCGTCAGCGGCGTCGACGAGGACGCCCTGACCGCCCCGAGCCCCGCCGAGCTCGCCCTCGTACTCGCCGAGGCGAAGGCCGACGCCGTGGCCGCCCGCCCCGAGGCCGCCGGCGCCCTGGTCATCGGCTGCGACTCGGTGCTCGAACTGGACGGCCGCGCCCTCGGCAAGCCCGCCGACGCCGAGGACGCCACAGCCCGCTGGAAGTCGATGCGCGGCCGCGCGGGCATCCTCCAGACCGGCCACTGCGTGATCGACACCGCGACGGGCGGGCGCGCCGCCCGCACCGCCTCGACGGTCGTACGGTTCGGCGAGCCCACCGACGCGGAGATCGCGGCGTACGTGGCGAGCGGTGAACCCCTGTACGTGGCAGGTGCGTTCACGCTCGACGGCCGCTCGGCGCCGTTCGTCGACTCCATCGAGGGCGACCACGGGAACGTCATCGGGCTCTCGCTGCCCCTGCTGCGGGGGCTCCTGGCCGAGCTCGGACTCTCGGTCACCGACCTCTGGGCGTGA
- a CDS encoding acyl-CoA carboxylase epsilon subunit: protein MIKVVRGNPTPEELAAALAVVQARAAATAAAGTGAPRPRAGWSDPARIARGALPRPGTRTWARTYWPG, encoded by the coding sequence GTGATCAAGGTAGTTCGGGGCAACCCGACCCCGGAGGAGCTGGCCGCCGCGCTGGCGGTGGTTCAGGCGCGCGCCGCGGCGACGGCGGCGGCCGGTACCGGCGCGCCCCGTCCGCGTGCGGGCTGGTCCGATCCCGCGCGCATCGCCCGCGGGGCTCTGCCGAGGCCGGGCACGCGAACGTGGGCCCGCACGTACTGGCCCGGCTAG
- a CDS encoding acyl-CoA carboxylase subunit beta has product MSEPENAQSDATVDLHTTAGKLADLQRRIDEATHAGSARAIEKQHAKGKLTARERVELLLDEGSFVELDEFARHRSTNFGIEKNRPYGDGVVTGYGTVDGRPVCVYSQDFTIFGGSLGEVYGEKIVKVMDFALKTGCPVIGINDGGGARIQEGVVALGLFAEIFRRNVHASGVVPQISLIVGPCAGGAVYSPAITDFTVMVDQTSHMFITGPDVIKTVTGEDVGFEELGGARTHNTTSGVAHHMAGDEKDAIEYVKSLLSYLPSNNLSEPPAFPEEADLETSDEDRELDALIPDSANQPYDMHTAIEHVLDDGEFLETQALFAPNIITGFGRVEGYPVGIVANQPMQFAGCLDIDASEKAARFVRTCDAFNVPVLTFVDVPGFLPGVDQEYGGIIRRGAKLIYAYAEATVPLITVITRKAFGGAYDVMGSKHLGADLNLAWPTAQIAVMGAQGAVNILHRRTIAAAAVEEQEGVRAGLISDYEDTLLNPYIAAERGYVDAVIMPSETRAHIVKGLRQLRTKRESLPPKKHGNIPL; this is encoded by the coding sequence ATGTCCGAGCCGGAAAACGCCCAGAGCGACGCCACCGTCGACCTCCACACCACCGCGGGAAAGCTCGCGGATCTTCAGCGCCGGATCGACGAGGCGACCCACGCCGGCTCCGCGCGGGCGATCGAGAAGCAGCACGCCAAGGGCAAGCTGACGGCTCGTGAGCGGGTCGAACTCCTCCTGGACGAGGGCTCGTTCGTCGAACTGGACGAGTTCGCCCGGCATCGCTCGACCAACTTCGGGATCGAGAAGAACCGCCCGTACGGGGACGGTGTGGTCACGGGTTACGGGACCGTCGACGGCCGCCCGGTGTGCGTCTACTCGCAGGACTTCACGATCTTCGGCGGCTCGCTCGGCGAGGTGTACGGCGAGAAGATCGTCAAGGTCATGGACTTCGCCCTGAAGACCGGCTGTCCGGTCATCGGCATCAACGACGGCGGTGGCGCCCGCATCCAGGAGGGCGTGGTCGCGCTCGGCCTGTTCGCCGAGATCTTCCGCCGCAATGTCCACGCGTCGGGCGTCGTCCCGCAGATCTCCCTCATCGTCGGCCCCTGCGCGGGCGGCGCGGTGTACTCGCCCGCGATCACCGACTTCACGGTGATGGTCGACCAGACCTCGCACATGTTCATCACCGGGCCCGACGTCATCAAGACCGTCACCGGTGAGGACGTGGGCTTCGAGGAGCTGGGCGGCGCCCGCACCCACAACACCACGTCGGGCGTGGCGCACCACATGGCGGGCGACGAGAAGGACGCGATCGAATACGTCAAGTCCCTGCTGTCGTACCTGCCGTCGAACAACCTGAGCGAGCCGCCGGCCTTCCCCGAGGAGGCCGACCTGGAGACCTCGGACGAGGACCGCGAGCTCGACGCCCTCATCCCGGACTCCGCGAACCAGCCGTACGACATGCACACGGCGATCGAGCACGTCCTGGACGACGGTGAATTCCTGGAGACCCAGGCCCTGTTCGCGCCGAACATCATCACGGGCTTCGGCCGCGTCGAGGGTTACCCGGTCGGCATCGTGGCCAACCAGCCGATGCAGTTCGCCGGTTGCCTCGACATCGACGCGTCGGAGAAGGCGGCGCGGTTCGTGCGGACCTGCGACGCGTTCAACGTCCCGGTGCTGACCTTCGTGGACGTGCCGGGCTTCCTTCCCGGTGTCGACCAGGAGTACGGCGGCATCATCCGGCGCGGCGCCAAGCTGATCTACGCGTACGCCGAGGCGACGGTTCCGCTGATCACCGTCATCACGCGCAAGGCGTTCGGCGGGGCGTACGACGTCATGGGCTCCAAGCACCTGGGCGCGGACCTCAACCTGGCGTGGCCGACGGCGCAGATCGCGGTGATGGGCGCGCAGGGCGCCGTCAACATCCTGCACCGGCGCACGATCGCGGCGGCGGCCGTCGAGGAGCAGGAGGGGGTGCGGGCCGGACTGATCTCCGACTACGAGGACACGCTCCTCAACCCCTATATCGCGGCGGAGCGGGGGTACGTGGACGCGGTGATCATGCCGTCGGAGACGCGGGCGCACATTGTGAAGGGGTTGCGGCAGCTGCGTACGAAGCGGGAGTCGTTGCCGCCGAAGAAGCACGGCAACATCCCTCTCTAG
- a CDS encoding biotin--[acetyl-CoA-carboxylase] ligase has translation MTPQDAPDSRWSDLDRPPLNATALRRALLRPDALWTALDVVTATGSTNSDLAAKADALGEGAVLVAEEQTAGRGRLDRRWSAPARSGLFFSVLLKPGETVPMERWGWLPLLTGVAVATGLARAAGVDTALKWPNDLLVTVEGQERKAGGILAERAGTDGVVVGIGLNVTLRADELPVPGAGSLALAGAVSTDRDTLLRAVLRSLEHWYGTWRAAAGDPAGSGLQEAYAAGCATLGRSVRAELPGGRALTGEAVAVDGDGRLVLATAEGVQRPVAAGDIVHLRPAAP, from the coding sequence ATGACACCCCAGGACGCCCCCGACAGCCGCTGGTCCGACCTCGACCGGCCGCCCCTGAACGCCACCGCGCTGCGCCGCGCCCTGCTGCGGCCGGACGCCCTGTGGACCGCCCTGGACGTGGTCACCGCCACCGGCTCCACCAACTCCGACCTCGCCGCGAAGGCGGACGCGCTCGGCGAGGGGGCCGTCCTGGTCGCCGAGGAGCAGACCGCGGGACGCGGGCGCCTGGACCGGCGCTGGTCCGCGCCTGCCCGCTCGGGCCTGTTCTTCTCCGTCCTGCTCAAGCCGGGCGAGACGGTGCCCATGGAACGGTGGGGCTGGCTGCCGCTGCTCACCGGCGTCGCCGTGGCGACCGGGCTCGCCCGGGCCGCGGGCGTCGACACCGCCCTGAAGTGGCCCAACGACCTCCTGGTCACGGTGGAGGGGCAGGAGCGCAAGGCCGGCGGCATCCTCGCCGAGCGGGCCGGCACGGACGGGGTCGTCGTCGGCATCGGCCTCAATGTCACGCTGCGCGCCGATGAGCTGCCCGTGCCCGGCGCGGGCTCCCTCGCGCTCGCCGGCGCCGTCTCCACCGACCGCGACACCCTGCTGCGGGCGGTGCTGCGCTCCCTGGAGCACTGGTACGGGACCTGGCGCGCGGCGGCGGGCGACCCGGCGGGTTCCGGGCTCCAGGAGGCGTACGCGGCGGGCTGCGCGACCCTGGGGCGCTCCGTGCGCGCGGAGCTGCCCGGGGGGCGGGCGCTGACGGGCGAGGCGGTCGCGGTGGACGGGGACGGGCGTCTGGTGCTGGCCACGGCGGAGGGCGTCCAGCGGCCCGTCGCGGCCGGCGACATCGTCCACCTGCGGCCGGCCGCGCCGTAG
- a CDS encoding adenylate/guanylate cyclase domain-containing protein — protein sequence MTVDETRSGAESGDGTGGGPGAGAGGSGAPDQAPVSAYPTPHHAVDHTAEPTDDPLAIRLEQLILGADRRYTPFQAARTAGVSMELASRFWRAMGFADIGQAKALTEADVLALRRLAGLVEAGLLSEPMAVQVARSTGQTTARLAEWQIDSFLEGLTEPPEPGMTRTEVTYPLVELLLPELEEFLVYVWRRQLAAATGRVVQAADDEEMVDRRLAVGFADLVGFTRLTRRLEEEELGELVEAFETTAADLVAAHGGRLIKTLGDEVLFAADDAGTAAEISLRLIETMAGDETMPALRVGIAFGTVTTRMGDVFGTTVNLASRLTSIAPKDAVLVDGAFAEELARTGDAPVSEAQAAQDALAAEKEGAEPVPATKYRFALQPMWQRPVRGLGVVEPWLLHRREAKSLS from the coding sequence GTGACCGTCGACGAGACACGGTCCGGTGCGGAGTCCGGTGACGGCACGGGCGGCGGCCCCGGCGCCGGTGCGGGCGGCTCCGGCGCCCCCGACCAGGCGCCCGTCTCCGCGTATCCGACGCCGCACCACGCCGTCGACCACACCGCCGAGCCCACCGACGACCCGCTCGCCATCCGCCTGGAACAGCTGATCCTCGGCGCCGACCGCCGCTACACGCCCTTCCAGGCGGCCCGTACGGCGGGCGTCTCGATGGAACTCGCGTCCCGGTTCTGGCGGGCCATGGGGTTCGCGGACATCGGGCAGGCCAAGGCGCTCACCGAGGCCGACGTGCTCGCTCTGCGCCGGCTCGCCGGTCTGGTGGAGGCGGGGCTGCTCAGCGAGCCGATGGCGGTGCAGGTCGCCCGCTCCACCGGGCAGACCACCGCCCGGCTGGCCGAATGGCAGATCGATTCTTTTCTGGAGGGCCTGACCGAGCCGCCCGAGCCCGGCATGACCCGCACCGAGGTCACCTACCCCCTGGTCGAGCTGCTGCTGCCCGAGCTGGAGGAGTTCCTGGTCTATGTGTGGCGGCGCCAGCTCGCCGCCGCGACCGGGCGCGTGGTGCAGGCCGCCGACGACGAGGAGATGGTGGACCGCCGCCTCGCGGTCGGTTTCGCCGACCTCGTCGGGTTCACCCGGCTCACCCGGCGCCTTGAGGAGGAGGAGCTGGGCGAGCTGGTGGAGGCCTTCGAGACCACCGCCGCCGACCTGGTCGCGGCGCACGGCGGCCGGCTCATCAAGACCCTCGGCGACGAGGTCCTGTTCGCCGCCGACGACGCGGGCACGGCCGCCGAGATCTCGCTGCGGCTCATCGAGACGATGGCCGGTGACGAGACCATGCCGGCCCTGCGCGTGGGCATCGCCTTCGGCACCGTCACCACGCGCATGGGCGACGTGTTCGGCACCACCGTGAACCTCGCGAGCCGCCTCACCTCGATAGCCCCCAAGGACGCCGTCCTGGTGGACGGCGCGTTCGCGGAGGAGCTGGCCCGCACCGGCGACGCCCCCGTCTCCGAGGCGCAGGCCGCGCAGGACGCGCTGGCCGCCGAGAAGGAGGGCGCGGAGCCCGTGCCCGCGACGAAGTACCGCTTCGCGCTCCAGCCCATGTGGCAGCGCCCGGTGCGCGGTCTCGGCGTGGTGGAGCCCTGGCTCCTGCACCGCCGCGAGGCCAAGAGCCTGTCCTAG
- a CDS encoding enoyl-CoA hydratase-related protein, with product MAEQRFGEFVVVRREGYVAELVLDRPKAMNAVSTEMARSIAAACDALAADADARVTVVTSSNERAFCVGADLKERNSLSDAELVRQRPTARAAYTGVLDLPMPTVAAVHGFALGGGFELALACDVIVGDASTVVGLPEVSVGVIPGGGGTQLLPRRVGAARAAELVFTARRVEAVEARELGLVDVLAEDARAEAMALGGRMAANSPVGLRAAKRALRLGHGLDLRAGLEVEDAAWRSVAFSGDRAEGVAAFNEKREPVWPGR from the coding sequence ATGGCCGAGCAGCGGTTCGGGGAGTTCGTCGTCGTGCGGCGCGAGGGGTACGTCGCCGAGCTGGTGCTCGACCGGCCGAAGGCCATGAACGCGGTGTCGACGGAGATGGCCCGCTCCATCGCCGCCGCCTGCGACGCGCTGGCCGCCGACGCCGACGCCCGGGTCACCGTGGTGACCTCGTCCAACGAGCGGGCGTTCTGCGTCGGCGCGGACCTCAAGGAGCGCAACTCCCTGAGCGACGCCGAACTCGTACGCCAGCGGCCCACCGCGCGCGCCGCGTACACCGGCGTGCTCGACCTGCCCATGCCCACCGTCGCCGCCGTACACGGTTTCGCGCTCGGCGGCGGCTTCGAGCTCGCGCTCGCCTGCGACGTGATCGTGGGCGACGCGAGCACCGTGGTGGGCCTGCCCGAGGTGTCGGTCGGCGTGATCCCCGGCGGTGGCGGTACGCAGCTCCTGCCGCGCCGGGTGGGCGCCGCCCGAGCCGCCGAGCTGGTCTTCACCGCGCGTCGCGTCGAGGCCGTGGAGGCACGGGAGTTGGGGCTTGTGGACGTGCTGGCCGAGGACGCGCGCGCCGAGGCGATGGCGCTCGGCGGGCGCATGGCGGCCAACTCGCCCGTCGGGCTGCGCGCGGCGAAGCGGGCGCTGCGGCTCGGCCACGGGCTCGACCTGCGGGCCGGCCTCGAGGTCGAGGACGCGGCCTGGCGCTCGGTGGCGTTCTCGGGAGACCGCGCGGAGGGTGTGGCCGCGTTCAACGAGAAGCGCGAGCCGGTGTGGCCCGGGCGGTGA
- a CDS encoding sensor domain-containing diguanylate cyclase, whose amino-acid sequence MGGEDARLRAVVSLAQAMAAAHTPRESWAAAALGAREALGGNFAALSVWERELGLLRVLVNEGERAFGEEEFPDGETYPVHQFPEITEFLHERWAGGGEPNAWVETATAPPGGDTGQGHVGVPPSGSWGRVAALRRRGRGCCVVAPIVLHGRAWGELYVARPVGAPIFDASDADFATVLASVVAAGIAQTERLEEVRRLAFTDPLTGLANRRAVDMRLDEAVERHRADGSVVSLVVCDLNGLKGVNDTLGHAVGDRLLERFGSVLSLCGAMLPGALAARLGGDEFCLLSVGPSADDVVRVGEQLCSRAGELELGEGVACGIASTGDPIGEVRSARRLFRLADAAQYRAKAARSAKPVVAGRDGEVLALAENPPTPPHDRRRFRGQR is encoded by the coding sequence ATGGGTGGAGAGGATGCCCGGCTGCGGGCCGTGGTTTCGCTGGCGCAGGCCATGGCCGCGGCGCACACGCCGCGTGAGTCCTGGGCCGCCGCCGCGCTCGGCGCGCGCGAAGCGCTCGGCGGGAACTTCGCCGCGCTCTCGGTGTGGGAGCGCGAGCTCGGGCTCCTGAGGGTCCTGGTGAACGAGGGCGAACGGGCCTTCGGGGAGGAGGAGTTCCCCGACGGCGAGACCTATCCCGTGCACCAGTTCCCGGAGATCACCGAGTTCCTGCACGAGCGCTGGGCCGGGGGCGGGGAGCCCAACGCCTGGGTCGAGACGGCCACCGCGCCCCCCGGGGGCGACACGGGCCAGGGCCATGTGGGGGTGCCTCCCAGCGGCAGCTGGGGGAGGGTGGCCGCGCTGCGCCGCCGCGGGCGTGGCTGCTGCGTGGTCGCCCCGATCGTGCTGCACGGCCGGGCGTGGGGCGAGCTGTACGTGGCCCGGCCGGTCGGTGCCCCCATCTTCGACGCGTCCGACGCCGACTTCGCCACGGTCCTTGCCTCCGTCGTGGCGGCCGGCATCGCCCAGACCGAACGCCTCGAAGAGGTACGCCGTCTCGCCTTCACCGATCCGCTCACCGGGCTCGCCAACCGGCGCGCGGTCGACATGCGACTGGACGAGGCGGTGGAGCGCCACCGCGCCGACGGCTCGGTCGTCAGCCTCGTCGTGTGCGACCTGAACGGGCTCAAGGGCGTCAACGACACGCTCGGGCACGCGGTGGGGGACCGGCTGCTGGAACGCTTCGGCTCGGTGCTTTCGCTGTGCGGCGCGATGCTGCCGGGTGCGCTGGCCGCGCGGCTCGGCGGGGACGAGTTCTGTCTGCTCTCGGTGGGTCCGAGCGCCGACGACGTCGTACGGGTCGGCGAACAACTCTGCTCGCGGGCCGGGGAGTTGGAGCTCGGGGAGGGCGTTGCCTGCGGCATCGCCTCCACGGGCGACCCCATCGGCGAGGTGCGCTCGGCGCGGCGCCTGTTCCGCCTCGCGGACGCGGCGCAGTACCGGGCGAAGGCGGCGAGGTCGGCGAAGCCGGTGGTGGCGGGGCGGGACGGGGAGGTCCTGGCCCTCGCCGAGAACCCCCCGACCCCGCCGCACGATCGCCGCCGCTTCAGGGGCCAACGGTAG
- the hutH gene encoding histidine ammonia-lyase codes for MHTVVVGTSGTTPEDVIAVARHNAKVELSAAALAALARAREIVDALAAKPEPVYGVSTGFGALASRHISPDLRAQLQRNIVRSHAAGMGPRVEREVVRALMFLRLKTVASGHTGVRPSVAQTMADVLNAGITPVVHEYGSLGCSGDLAPLSHCALTLMGEGDAEGPDGVVKPAGDLLAAAGIEPVELREKEGLALLNGTDGMLGMLCMAIADLKKLYTSADITAALTLEALLGTEKVLAPELHAIRPHPGQGASAANMLAVLEGSGLTGHFQEEEAPRVQDAYSVRCAPQVNGAGRDTIAYALTVAERELAAAVDNPVVLPDGRVESNGNFHGAPVAYVLDFLAIAAADLGSITERRTDRLLDKNRSHGLPPFLADDAGVDSGLMIAQYTQAALVSEMKRLAVPASADSIPSSAMQEDHVSMGWSAARKLRTAVDNLTRIIAVELYAATRGIELRKGLTPAPASQAAIAAARAAGVQGPGPDRFLAPDLAAADAFVREGKLVAAVEPVTGRLA; via the coding sequence ATGCACACTGTCGTGGTGGGGACCTCCGGGACCACCCCCGAGGACGTCATCGCCGTGGCCAGGCACAACGCGAAGGTCGAGCTCTCCGCCGCCGCCCTCGCCGCCCTCGCCCGGGCCCGCGAGATCGTCGACGCCCTGGCCGCCAAGCCGGAGCCGGTGTACGGCGTCTCCACCGGCTTCGGCGCCCTCGCCTCCCGCCACATCAGCCCCGACCTGCGCGCCCAGCTCCAGCGCAACATCGTCCGCTCGCACGCCGCCGGCATGGGCCCCCGCGTGGAGCGCGAGGTCGTACGCGCCCTGATGTTCCTGCGCCTGAAGACCGTGGCCTCCGGCCACACCGGCGTACGCCCCTCCGTCGCGCAGACCATGGCCGACGTACTGAACGCCGGCATCACCCCCGTCGTCCACGAGTACGGCTCGCTCGGCTGCTCCGGCGACCTCGCGCCGCTGTCGCACTGCGCCCTGACCCTGATGGGCGAGGGCGACGCGGAGGGCCCCGACGGCGTCGTGAAGCCCGCGGGCGACCTGCTCGCCGCCGCCGGCATCGAACCCGTCGAGCTGCGCGAAAAGGAGGGCCTTGCCCTCCTCAACGGCACCGACGGCATGCTCGGCATGCTGTGCATGGCCATCGCCGACCTGAAGAAGCTCTACACCTCCGCCGACATCACCGCGGCCCTCACCCTCGAAGCGCTGCTCGGCACCGAGAAGGTGCTCGCCCCCGAACTGCACGCCATCCGCCCGCACCCCGGCCAGGGCGCCTCCGCCGCCAACATGCTCGCCGTCCTGGAGGGTTCGGGCCTGACCGGCCACTTCCAGGAGGAAGAGGCGCCGCGCGTGCAGGACGCGTACTCGGTGCGCTGCGCCCCGCAGGTCAACGGCGCCGGACGCGACACCATCGCGTACGCCCTGACCGTCGCCGAGCGCGAACTGGCCGCAGCCGTCGACAATCCGGTCGTCCTACCCGATGGGCGGGTCGAGTCCAACGGCAACTTCCACGGCGCCCCGGTCGCCTACGTCCTGGACTTCCTCGCCATCGCCGCCGCCGACCTCGGCTCGATCACCGAGCGCCGCACCGACCGCCTCCTGGACAAGAACCGCAGCCACGGCCTGCCGCCGTTCCTCGCCGACGACGCCGGCGTGGACTCGGGCCTGATGATCGCCCAGTACACCCAGGCCGCCCTGGTCAGCGAGATGAAGCGGCTCGCGGTGCCGGCCTCCGCCGACTCCATCCCGTCCTCCGCGATGCAGGAGGACCACGTCTCCATGGGCTGGTCGGCCGCGCGCAAGCTGCGTACGGCCGTCGACAACCTGACCCGGATCATCGCCGTCGAGCTGTACGCGGCGACCCGCGGCATCGAGCTGCGCAAGGGCCTCACCCCGGCGCCCGCCTCGCAGGCCGCCATCGCCGCGGCCCGCGCGGCCGGCGTCCAGGGCCCGGGCCCCGACCGCTTCCTCGCCCCCGACCTGGCCGCCGCGGACGCCTTCGTACGCGAAGGGAAGCTGGTCGCCGCGGTCGAGCCGGTGACGGGCCGCCTCGCCTGA
- a CDS encoding LPXTG cell wall anchor domain-containing protein gives MSVARRPLLTATAAGTLLCALWFVPSANATDEHRPSTPATHSPYRAVPVPPDGAAGADGAAGTDGPVALADTGGANTSPYLVGGTLFLGLGAGFVMYSVRRSQPS, from the coding sequence TTGTCCGTCGCTCGTCGTCCCCTGCTCACCGCCACCGCGGCGGGCACCCTGCTCTGCGCCCTCTGGTTCGTACCGTCCGCCAACGCCACGGACGAGCACCGCCCTTCGACCCCCGCCACGCACTCCCCCTACCGGGCCGTCCCCGTCCCCCCTGACGGCGCTGCCGGGGCTGACGGTGCCGCCGGCACCGACGGTCCGGTCGCCCTCGCCGACACCGGCGGCGCGAACACCTCTCCCTACCTGGTCGGCGGCACGCTGTTCCTGGGCCTCGGGGCGGGGTTCGTGATGTATTCGGTCCGCCGGTCACAGCCCAGCTGA
- a CDS encoding Ig-like domain-containing protein: MEKRVKTESKRRKQGLAAACAVLGGVLVLSACNGDGDKGAKADSSSSAQAAADKAAAKDTSDAKITITPKNGADNVGINSDTKVTVADGKLTDVTLTSAEGAKVEGKISADGLSWAPATPLKRSATYKITATAADAKGRQAHENASFTTVSPKNSFIGNFTPEDGSTVGVGMPVSVNFDKAITNKKDVQAKITVSSSSGQEVVGHWFGSQRLDFRPQEYWKEDSTVTMKMDLDGVQGANGITGVQEKTVTFKIGRNQVSTVDANTHTMTVTQDGKTVKTIPISAGSPEHPTYNGQMVISEKYKETRMNGATVGFTDDDGKGEYDIKDVPHAMRLSASGTFIHGNYWGAKSIFGSANTSHGCVGLSDTKGAGDDSTQAAWFYDHSITGDVVIVKNSHDKTVQPDNGLNGWNMSWDQWKAGSAV; this comes from the coding sequence ATGGAGAAGCGTGTGAAGACGGAGAGTAAGCGGCGCAAGCAGGGTCTCGCGGCGGCGTGCGCGGTGCTCGGCGGCGTACTGGTCCTTTCTGCCTGCAACGGCGACGGCGACAAGGGTGCCAAGGCCGACAGCTCGTCCTCGGCACAGGCGGCGGCGGACAAGGCCGCCGCGAAGGACACGTCGGACGCCAAGATCACCATCACGCCGAAGAACGGCGCCGACAACGTCGGCATCAACAGCGACACCAAGGTCACCGTCGCCGACGGCAAGCTGACCGATGTGACGCTGACCTCCGCCGAGGGCGCCAAGGTCGAGGGCAAGATATCCGCGGACGGCCTGAGCTGGGCGCCCGCGACGCCCCTGAAGCGCTCGGCCACGTACAAGATCACCGCGACGGCGGCGGACGCGAAGGGGCGCCAGGCGCACGAGAACGCGTCCTTCACCACCGTCTCGCCCAAGAACAGCTTCATAGGCAACTTCACGCCCGAGGACGGCTCCACCGTCGGTGTCGGCATGCCGGTGTCGGTCAACTTCGACAAGGCGATCACCAACAAGAAGGACGTCCAGGCCAAGATCACCGTCTCCTCCAGCAGCGGTCAGGAGGTCGTCGGGCACTGGTTCGGCTCGCAGCGCCTCGACTTCCGCCCGCAGGAGTACTGGAAGGAGGACTCGACCGTCACCATGAAGATGGACCTGGACGGCGTCCAGGGCGCCAACGGCATCACCGGCGTCCAGGAGAAGACGGTCACCTTCAAGATCGGCCGCAACCAGGTCTCCACGGTGGACGCGAACACCCACACCATGACCGTCACCCAGGACGGCAAGACCGTGAAGACCATCCCGATCTCCGCGGGCTCCCCCGAGCACCCGACGTACAACGGGCAGATGGTGATCTCCGAGAAGTACAAGGAGACCCGCATGAACGGTGCGACGGTCGGCTTCACCGATGACGACGGCAAGGGCGAGTACGACATCAAGGACGTGCCGCACGCCATGCGTCTGTCCGCGTCCGGCACCTTCATCCACGGCAACTACTGGGGCGCCAAGTCCATCTTCGGCAGCGCCAACACCAGCCACGGGTGCGTCGGTCTGTCCGACACCAAGGGCGCGGGCGACGACAGCACCCAGGCCGCCTGGTTCTACGACCACTCGATCACCGGCGACGTCGTGATCGTGAAGAACTCGCACGACAAGACGGTCCAGCCCGACAACGGCCTCAACGGCTGGAACATGAGCTGGGACCAGTGGAAGGCCGGCTCCGCCGTCTGA
- a CDS encoding helix-turn-helix transcriptional regulator encodes MDQRSELSEFLRSRRARLKPEDVGLPDHGRHRRVPGLRREELAQLAGVSVAYYTRLEQGNAQNVSVEVLDAIGRALRLNDIEQDHLTHLAKGKAKKKRAAACRPQQVRPALQQLMDSMDHVPAHLIGRRLDILGWNRMAAALLGDMSQLPPQERNLARHVFLDPASRSLYVDWHGKAIDVVSILRLCAGCYPNDPQLTALVGELSVKSEEFRTMWAAHTVAEKGHGIRRLHHPVVGELTLAYETLKLPDEHDLSLVTFHAEPGSASEESLRLLGSWSADQPVRTG; translated from the coding sequence ATGGACCAGCGCTCCGAACTCAGCGAATTCCTCCGCTCCCGCCGCGCCCGGCTGAAGCCGGAGGACGTGGGACTGCCCGACCACGGGCGCCACCGCCGGGTGCCGGGCCTGCGCCGGGAGGAGCTGGCACAGCTGGCCGGGGTGTCGGTGGCGTACTACACGCGCCTGGAGCAGGGCAACGCGCAGAACGTGTCGGTGGAGGTCCTGGACGCGATCGGGCGGGCGCTGCGCCTCAACGACATCGAGCAGGACCACCTCACCCATCTCGCCAAGGGCAAGGCGAAGAAGAAGCGCGCGGCGGCCTGCCGGCCCCAGCAGGTGCGCCCGGCGCTCCAGCAGCTGATGGACTCGATGGACCACGTGCCCGCTCATCTCATCGGCCGCCGCCTCGACATCCTCGGCTGGAACCGGATGGCGGCGGCGCTGCTGGGCGACATGTCCCAGCTCCCGCCGCAGGAGCGGAACCTGGCCCGACACGTCTTCCTCGACCCGGCCTCCCGCTCGCTGTACGTGGACTGGCACGGCAAGGCGATCGACGTGGTGAGCATTCTGCGGCTGTGCGCGGGCTGCTACCCCAACGATCCCCAACTGACGGCGCTGGTGGGCGAGTTGTCGGTCAAGAGCGAGGAGTTCCGCACCATGTGGGCGGCGCACACCGTCGCCGAGAAGGGCCACGGTATCCGGCGGCTGCACCATCCGGTGGTGGGTGAGCTGACGCTGGCGTACGAGACGCTGAAGCTGCCCGACGAGCACGACCTGTCGCTGGTGACCTTCCACGCGGAGCCGGGCTCGGCGTCGGAGGAGTCGCTGCGCCTGCTCGGCAGCTGGAGCGCGGACCAGCCGGTGCGCACGGGCTGA